The proteins below are encoded in one region of Ricinus communis isolate WT05 ecotype wild-type chromosome 6, ASM1957865v1, whole genome shotgun sequence:
- the LOC8260779 gene encoding zinc finger A20 and AN1 domain-containing stress-associated protein 5, with protein MAQKTEKEETEFKVPETLTLCVNNCGVTGNPATNNMCQKCFNATTSTSTSNSTTSTTTTAIISASAGSSGSGILTISPRSSASLMVIRDPQPETSESTADREKNDVLVAKRDVNRCSGCRRKVGLTGFRCRCGDLFCWEHRYSDRHDCSYDYKTVGREAIARENPVVKAAKIVRV; from the coding sequence atggcACAAAAGACGGAGAAAGAAGAGACTGAGTTCAAGGTACCGGAAACACTTACCTTATGCGTCAATAATTGTGGAGTTACAGGTAATCCAGCCACCAACAACATGTGTCAGAAATGTTTCAACGCCAccaccagcaccagcaccagcaacagcaccacctccaccaccacaACCGCCATAATATCAGCTTCTGCTGGCTCATCAGGCAGCGGGATCTTGACTATATCACCGAGATCTAGTGCATCTCTGATGGTTATTCGAGATCCGCAACCGGAGACTAGTGAATCGACGGCGGATAGGGAAAAGAATGATGTCTTAGTGGCTAAGAGAGACGTGAATCGGTGCTCCGGTTGCAGGAGGAAGGTAGGGTTGACCGGATTTCGATGTCGGTGTGGTGATCTGTTCTGTTGGGAACATCGATACTCTGACCGCCACGATTGCAGCTACGATTACAAAACAGTTGGCCGGGAAGCGATTGCTAGAGAGAATCCCGTTGTTAAAGCAGCTAAGATTGTTAGAgtttga
- the LOC8260774 gene encoding sm-like protein LSM7 isoform X1, giving the protein MSGRKETVLDLAKFVDKGVQVKLTGGRQVTGTLKGYDQLLNLVLDEAVEYLRVNFIASNLMADPDDPLKTTDQTRRLGLIVCRGTAVMLVSPTDGTDEIANPFIQQDGA; this is encoded by the exons ATG TCAGGGAGGAAAGAAACAGTACTGGATTTGGCAAAGTTTGTGGACAAGGGTGTTCAAGTCAAGCTCACTGGTGGTAGACAAG TCACAGGGACTCTGAAGGGATATGATCAATTGCTAAACCTTGTCCTGGATGAAGCTGTGGAATATCTAAGAG TTAATTTCATTGCTTCTAATTTGATGGCAGACCCTGATGATCCTTTGAAGACAACTGATCAGACCAGGCGCCTTGGACTAATA GTATGTAGGGGAACTGCAGTGATGCTTGTATCTCCAACCGATGGTACAGATGAAATCGCTAACCCTTTTATCCAGCAAGATGGGGCTTAG
- the LOC8260774 gene encoding sm-like protein LSM7 isoform X2: MSGRKETVLDLAKFVDKGVQVKLTGGRQVTGTLKGYDQLLNLVLDEAVEYLRDPDDPLKTTDQTRRLGLIVCRGTAVMLVSPTDGTDEIANPFIQQDGA; encoded by the exons ATG TCAGGGAGGAAAGAAACAGTACTGGATTTGGCAAAGTTTGTGGACAAGGGTGTTCAAGTCAAGCTCACTGGTGGTAGACAAG TCACAGGGACTCTGAAGGGATATGATCAATTGCTAAACCTTGTCCTGGATGAAGCTGTGGAATATCTAAGAG ACCCTGATGATCCTTTGAAGACAACTGATCAGACCAGGCGCCTTGGACTAATA GTATGTAGGGGAACTGCAGTGATGCTTGTATCTCCAACCGATGGTACAGATGAAATCGCTAACCCTTTTATCCAGCAAGATGGGGCTTAG